A section of the Thunnus albacares chromosome 6, fThuAlb1.1, whole genome shotgun sequence genome encodes:
- the sertad3 gene encoding SERTA domain-containing protein 3 isoform X2, with the protein MIMKGQKRKLPPEEVEVSDRSSLAWESQRQFVFSVSLSKYQRGQELPEPSLRRSVLIANTLRQISLEACRAPSVELPLPPCSSSSVLQTREQESIFQGVATAKHHSAFMVANSQSALPNCHLVSSNCATAAVSSILTALDSTIDGSQQAAPRTPLRSLENLSGFSEGGVAWMKQGVRGYGGSWEQPEECRVRETSMEVMRSSYLSDLTVEDLFQDIDTSLLERDMGILGLRGSGGGYPAGDDLLRYLPPFSPPSSPSHPFSLSLNQNLKCLPSFASFSPSSFSSNSPSLSSPPSSPFSGQNHMREGLELEHLMEILVES; encoded by the exons ATGATCATGAAGGGTCAGAAGCGTAAACTCCCACCTGAGGAGGTGGAGGTTTCAGACAGGAGCAGCCTTGCCTGGGAGAGCCAGCGCCAGTTTGTGTTCTCAGTTTCCCTGAGCAAGTATCAGCGTGGTCAGGAGCTACCCGAGCCCAGCCTGCGGCGGTCCGTTCTGATAGCCAACACACTGCGGCAGATCAGTCTGGAAGCTTGCAGGGCACCCTCTGTAGAGCTGCCGCTACCACCTTGTAGTTCTTCATCTGTGCTGCAGACGAGGGAGCAGGAGAGTATTTTCCAAGGGGTCGCTACAGCAAAACATCACTCGGCATTCATGGTTGCTAATAGTCAGTCAGCTCTTCCCAACTGTCACCTGGTTTCATCAAATTGCGCCACAG cTGCCGTTTCCTCCATCCTCACCGCACTGGACTCTACCATCGACGGAAGCCAACAGGCAGCTCCGCGGACACCTCTCAGGTCCTTGGAGAACCTGTCAGGGTTCTCTGAGGGAGGTGTGGCATGGATGAAACAGGGGGTCAGAGGCTACGGGGGCAGCTGGGAGCAGCCGGAGGAGTGCAGGGTGCGGGAGACCAGCATGGAGGTGATGAGGTCCAGCTACCTCAGTGATCTCACTGTGGAGGATCTGTTCCAGGATATAGACACCTCCCTGCTGGAGAGGGACATGGGTATACTTGGGCTGAGAGGCAGTGGAGGCGGATACCCGGCTGGGGATGATCTCCTACGATACCTGCCACCTTTCTCTCCCCCATCATCCCCCTCGCaccccttctctctttctctcaaccaGAATCTAAAGTGCCTGCCTTCATTTGCCTCATTCAGCCCATCGTCTTTCTCATCCAACTcaccttctctctcctcaccgCCATCTTCTCCCTTCTCTGGTCAGAATCATATGAGAGAAGGACTTGAGCTGGAGCATCTGATGGAGATTCTGGTGGAGTCCTGA
- the sertad3 gene encoding SERTA domain-containing protein 3 isoform X1, with product MIMKGQKRKLPPEEVEVSDRSSLAWESQRQFVFSVSLSKYQRGQELPEPSLRRSVLIANTLRQISLEACRAPSVELPLPPCSSSSVLQTREQESIFQGVATAKHHSAFMVANSQSALPNCHLVSSNCATGMSPASCYSSTSMCVQEDDEDWGSMSTDPDFSLSAAVSSILTALDSTIDGSQQAAPRTPLRSLENLSGFSEGGVAWMKQGVRGYGGSWEQPEECRVRETSMEVMRSSYLSDLTVEDLFQDIDTSLLERDMGILGLRGSGGGYPAGDDLLRYLPPFSPPSSPSHPFSLSLNQNLKCLPSFASFSPSSFSSNSPSLSSPPSSPFSGQNHMREGLELEHLMEILVES from the coding sequence ATGATCATGAAGGGTCAGAAGCGTAAACTCCCACCTGAGGAGGTGGAGGTTTCAGACAGGAGCAGCCTTGCCTGGGAGAGCCAGCGCCAGTTTGTGTTCTCAGTTTCCCTGAGCAAGTATCAGCGTGGTCAGGAGCTACCCGAGCCCAGCCTGCGGCGGTCCGTTCTGATAGCCAACACACTGCGGCAGATCAGTCTGGAAGCTTGCAGGGCACCCTCTGTAGAGCTGCCGCTACCACCTTGTAGTTCTTCATCTGTGCTGCAGACGAGGGAGCAGGAGAGTATTTTCCAAGGGGTCGCTACAGCAAAACATCACTCGGCATTCATGGTTGCTAATAGTCAGTCAGCTCTTCCCAACTGTCACCTGGTTTCATCAAATTGCGCCACAGGTATGTCTCCAGCAAGCTGCTACTCAAGCACATCGATGTGTGTACAAGAAGATGATGAGGACTGGGGATCGATGTCCACCGATCctgatttctctctttcagcTGCCGTTTCCTCCATCCTCACCGCACTGGACTCTACCATCGACGGAAGCCAACAGGCAGCTCCGCGGACACCTCTCAGGTCCTTGGAGAACCTGTCAGGGTTCTCTGAGGGAGGTGTGGCATGGATGAAACAGGGGGTCAGAGGCTACGGGGGCAGCTGGGAGCAGCCGGAGGAGTGCAGGGTGCGGGAGACCAGCATGGAGGTGATGAGGTCCAGCTACCTCAGTGATCTCACTGTGGAGGATCTGTTCCAGGATATAGACACCTCCCTGCTGGAGAGGGACATGGGTATACTTGGGCTGAGAGGCAGTGGAGGCGGATACCCGGCTGGGGATGATCTCCTACGATACCTGCCACCTTTCTCTCCCCCATCATCCCCCTCGCaccccttctctctttctctcaaccaGAATCTAAAGTGCCTGCCTTCATTTGCCTCATTCAGCCCATCGTCTTTCTCATCCAACTcaccttctctctcctcaccgCCATCTTCTCCCTTCTCTGGTCAGAATCATATGAGAGAAGGACTTGAGCTGGAGCATCTGATGGAGATTCTGGTGGAGTCCTGA